One genomic window of Mycolicibacterium neoaurum includes the following:
- the metH gene encoding methionine synthase — translation MEGVHVTAATSATSATATSTGATEFTPNIRPDCTAELTAALDARILVIDGAMGTAIQRDRPDEAGYRGDRFTEWPTALQGNNDLLNLTQPQIIEGIHREYLEAGADILETNTFNANAVSLADYDMADLAYELNYAGAALARAAADEFSTPEKPRYVAGAVGPTTRTASISPDVNDPGARNVSYDQLVAAYLEAVNGLVDGGSDLLIVETIFDSLNAKAAVFAIETLFEQRGRRWPVIISGTITDASGRTLSGQVTEAFWNAIRHAKPLAIGLNCALGAPEMRPYIAEMARIADTYVSCYPNAGLPNAFGEYDESPERQAGYIAEFADAGLVNLVGGCCGTAPPHIAEIAKIVDGKPPRELPKIEVATRLSGLEPLNITDDSLFVNIGERTNITGSARFRNLIKAEDYDTALSVALQQVEVGAQVIDINMDEGMIDGVAAMDRFTKLIAAEPDISKVPVMIDSSKWEVIEAGLKNVQGKPIVNSISLKEGEEKFIREARLCRKYGAAVVVMAFDEQGQADNLERRKEICGRAYRVLTEEVGFPAEDIIFDPNCFALATGIEEHATYGIDFIEACAWIKENLPGVHISGGISNVSFSFRGNNPVREAIHAVFLFHAIKAGLDMGIVNAGALVPYDSIDPELRDRIEDVVLNRREDAAERLLEIAERFNKTEKSEDPAAAEWRSLPVRERITHALVKGIDAHVDADTEELRAEIETAGGRPIEVIEGPLMDGMNVVGDLFGSGKMFLPQVVKSARVMKKAVAYLLPFIEAEKEANGTSSSKDTNGTIIMATVKGDVHDIGKNIVGVVLQCNNFEVIDLGVMVPAQKILDAAKEHDADIIGLSGLITPSLDEMVNFAVEMEREGLEIPLLIGGATTSRAHTAVKVAPRRKGPVVWVKDASRSVPVAAALLDDKQRPALLEATAADYASLRERHAQKNERPTLTLEKARANRTPIEWEGYTPPVPAQGLGVREFLDYDLAELREYIDWQPFFNAWEMKGRFPDILNNPASGEAARKLYDDAQQMLDTLIKEKWLTANGVIGFFPANAVGDDVEVYTDETRREVLTTLHNLRQQGEHRDGIPNRSLGDFIAPKQTGLADHVGAFAVTAGLGSADKITEFKADHDDYSAILLESLADRLAEAFAERMHQRVRQEFWGYQPDEQLDNQELIGEKYVGIRPAPGYPACPEHTEKTTLFELLDVTKRTGIELTESMAMWPGAAVSGWYFSHPQSQYFVVGRLAQDQVADYAKRKGWTLAEAERWLAPNLGYNPED, via the coding sequence ATGGAAGGAGTGCATGTGACCGCTGCGACATCTGCCACCTCAGCAACGGCGACCAGCACCGGAGCGACCGAGTTCACCCCGAACATCCGGCCCGACTGCACCGCCGAACTGACGGCTGCACTCGATGCGCGGATCCTGGTCATCGACGGCGCGATGGGCACGGCGATCCAGCGCGACCGCCCCGACGAGGCCGGATACCGCGGCGACCGGTTCACCGAATGGCCGACGGCGCTGCAGGGCAACAACGATCTGCTCAACCTGACCCAGCCGCAGATCATCGAGGGAATCCACCGCGAGTACCTGGAGGCGGGCGCGGACATCCTCGAGACCAACACCTTCAACGCGAACGCGGTCTCGCTGGCCGACTACGACATGGCCGATCTGGCCTACGAGCTCAACTACGCCGGTGCCGCCCTGGCGCGGGCGGCCGCCGACGAGTTCAGCACGCCCGAGAAACCACGCTATGTTGCCGGCGCCGTCGGGCCGACGACACGGACCGCGTCCATCTCACCGGACGTCAACGATCCGGGTGCCCGCAATGTCTCCTACGACCAGTTGGTCGCCGCCTATCTCGAAGCCGTCAACGGCCTGGTCGACGGTGGATCCGACCTGCTCATCGTCGAGACCATCTTCGACTCCCTGAACGCCAAGGCCGCGGTGTTCGCCATCGAGACACTGTTCGAGCAGCGCGGCCGCCGCTGGCCGGTGATCATCTCCGGCACCATCACCGACGCCTCCGGACGCACCCTCTCCGGGCAGGTCACCGAGGCGTTCTGGAACGCGATCCGGCACGCCAAACCGCTCGCGATCGGTCTGAACTGCGCGCTGGGCGCTCCCGAGATGCGGCCCTATATCGCGGAGATGGCGCGTATCGCAGACACCTACGTGTCCTGCTATCCCAACGCCGGCCTGCCCAACGCCTTCGGTGAGTACGACGAGTCCCCGGAGCGCCAGGCCGGCTATATCGCCGAATTCGCCGACGCCGGACTGGTGAATCTGGTCGGTGGCTGCTGCGGTACCGCGCCGCCGCACATCGCCGAGATCGCCAAGATCGTCGACGGGAAGCCGCCGCGTGAACTGCCGAAGATCGAGGTCGCCACCCGACTGTCGGGTTTGGAGCCGCTGAACATCACCGACGATTCGCTGTTCGTCAACATCGGCGAGCGCACCAACATCACCGGGTCGGCGCGATTCCGCAACCTGATCAAGGCCGAGGACTACGACACCGCGCTCTCGGTGGCCCTGCAACAGGTCGAGGTCGGTGCCCAGGTCATCGACATCAACATGGACGAAGGCATGATCGACGGCGTCGCCGCGATGGACCGGTTCACCAAGCTCATCGCGGCCGAACCCGATATCAGCAAGGTCCCGGTGATGATCGACTCCTCCAAGTGGGAGGTCATCGAGGCGGGCCTGAAGAACGTGCAGGGCAAGCCGATCGTGAACTCGATCTCGCTGAAGGAGGGCGAGGAGAAGTTCATCAGGGAGGCGCGGCTGTGCCGCAAATACGGCGCCGCCGTGGTCGTGATGGCCTTCGACGAGCAGGGCCAGGCCGACAACCTCGAGCGCCGCAAGGAGATCTGCGGACGCGCCTACCGGGTGCTCACCGAGGAGGTCGGCTTCCCCGCCGAGGACATCATCTTCGACCCGAACTGCTTTGCGCTGGCCACCGGCATCGAGGAGCACGCCACCTACGGGATCGACTTCATCGAGGCCTGCGCCTGGATCAAGGAGAACCTGCCCGGTGTGCACATCTCCGGGGGCATCTCCAACGTGTCCTTCTCGTTCCGCGGCAACAACCCCGTGCGCGAGGCCATCCACGCGGTGTTCCTGTTCCACGCCATCAAGGCCGGCCTGGACATGGGCATCGTCAACGCCGGCGCGCTGGTGCCCTACGACTCGATCGATCCCGAGCTGCGGGACCGGATCGAAGACGTGGTCCTCAACCGGCGCGAGGATGCCGCCGAACGACTGCTCGAGATCGCGGAACGGTTCAACAAGACCGAGAAATCCGAGGATCCCGCCGCGGCCGAGTGGCGGTCGCTGCCGGTCCGCGAGCGCATCACGCATGCGCTGGTGAAGGGTATCGACGCGCACGTCGACGCCGACACCGAGGAGCTGCGCGCCGAGATCGAGACCGCCGGCGGGCGGCCGATCGAGGTGATCGAGGGACCGCTGATGGACGGCATGAACGTCGTGGGCGACCTGTTCGGGTCGGGCAAGATGTTCCTGCCTCAGGTGGTGAAGTCCGCCCGCGTCATGAAGAAGGCCGTGGCGTACCTGCTGCCGTTCATCGAGGCCGAGAAGGAGGCCAACGGAACCTCCTCGAGCAAGGACACCAACGGCACCATCATCATGGCGACCGTCAAGGGCGATGTGCACGATATCGGCAAGAACATCGTCGGAGTTGTGTTGCAGTGCAACAACTTCGAGGTCATCGACCTCGGCGTGATGGTGCCCGCCCAGAAGATCCTGGACGCGGCCAAGGAACACGATGCCGATATCATCGGACTCTCCGGTCTGATCACCCCGTCGTTGGACGAGATGGTGAACTTCGCGGTCGAGATGGAGCGCGAAGGCCTGGAGATCCCGCTGCTGATCGGTGGTGCGACGACCTCGCGCGCCCACACCGCGGTCAAGGTGGCGCCGCGCCGCAAGGGGCCGGTGGTGTGGGTCAAGGACGCCTCCCGCTCGGTGCCGGTGGCCGCCGCGCTGCTCGACGACAAGCAGCGTCCCGCACTGCTCGAGGCCACCGCGGCCGACTACGCCTCGCTGCGCGAGCGGCACGCCCAGAAGAACGAACGGCCGACCTTGACCCTGGAGAAGGCCCGGGCCAACCGCACTCCGATCGAGTGGGAGGGCTACACGCCGCCGGTGCCTGCCCAGGGCCTCGGGGTGCGGGAATTTCTCGACTACGACCTGGCCGAGCTGCGGGAGTACATCGACTGGCAGCCGTTCTTCAATGCTTGGGAGATGAAGGGCCGATTCCCGGACATCCTGAACAACCCGGCATCGGGTGAGGCCGCCCGAAAGCTCTACGACGATGCGCAGCAGATGCTCGACACGTTGATCAAGGAGAAGTGGCTGACCGCCAACGGTGTCATCGGGTTCTTTCCCGCCAACGCCGTCGGCGATGACGTCGAGGTCTACACCGATGAGACCCGCCGCGAGGTCCTCACCACGCTGCACAACCTGCGCCAGCAGGGCGAGCACCGCGACGGCATCCCCAACCGGTCCCTCGGCGATTTCATCGCGCCCAAGCAGACCGGCCTGGCCGACCACGTCGGCGCCTTCGCCGTGACGGCGGGCCTGGGCAGCGCGGACAAGATCACCGAATTCAAGGCCGATCATGACGACTACAGCGCGATCCTGCTGGAGTCGCTGGCCGACCGGCTGGCCGAGGCGTTCGCCGAACGCATGCACCAGCGGGTGCGCCAGGAATTCTGGGGTTATCAGCCCGACGAGCAGCTCGACAACCAAGAGCTGATCGGCGAGAAGTATGTCGGCATCCGCCCGGCCCCCGGCTACCCGGCGTGCCCCGAGCACACCGAGAAGACGACCCTGTTCGAGCTGCTGGACGTGACGAAGCGGACCGGTATCGAGCTGACCGAGTCGATGGCGATGTGGCCGGGTGCGGCGGTCAGCGGGTGGTACTTCTCGCACCCGCAGTCGCAGTACTTCGTGGTCGGTCGGCTGGCCCAGGACCAGGTGGCCGACTACGCCAAGCGAAAGGGCTGGACGCTGGCCGAGGCGGAGCGCTGGTTGGCGCCCAACCTGGGCTACAACCCGGAGGACTGA